From the Candidatus Dormiibacterota bacterium genome, one window contains:
- a CDS encoding acyltransferase produces the protein MGWKQTAAWGLGWLTTVTYRLRPTVSIGPRLLGNGRLRISGPGRVVLEADVNAWSHAEVNRLITTRPEAVIHIGRHARLNGCTIVAAERVDVGADCVLGSCEIRDHLPYSESPVDRRQPGRAQPVVIEENVWIGGQVSVLPGVRIGRDTVVGIHAVVFDDVPSGVIVGGNPARMLRRLDSHASGDNRDQ, from the coding sequence ATGGGTTGGAAACAGACGGCGGCGTGGGGACTGGGATGGCTCACGACGGTGACCTATCGACTGCGGCCCACGGTCTCCATCGGACCCCGGCTGCTGGGCAACGGCCGGCTACGGATATCTGGTCCAGGACGGGTCGTCCTCGAGGCGGACGTCAACGCCTGGTCGCACGCTGAGGTCAATCGTCTCATCACCACCCGCCCCGAGGCCGTCATCCACATCGGCCGCCACGCCCGCCTGAACGGCTGCACGATCGTCGCCGCCGAACGGGTCGATGTTGGGGCTGACTGCGTGCTCGGCTCCTGTGAGATTCGGGACCATCTCCCCTATTCCGAGTCGCCGGTCGATCGCCGCCAACCCGGCCGCGCCCAACCGGTCGTGATCGAGGAGAACGTCTGGATCGGCGGCCAGGTCTCGGTCCTCCCCGGCGTACGGATCGGCCGCGACACGGTCGTCGGCATTCACGCCGTCGTCTTTGACGACGTCCCCTCGGGCGTTATTGTCGGCGGGAATCCGGCACGGATGCTTCGCCGGCTTGATTCTCACGCCAGCGGGGATAATCGAGACCAGTGA
- the dprA gene encoding DNA-processing protein DprA has translation MSPHRGTGVVWLTDPDYPALLKQIHDPPPRLYVNGQLPSEPMIAIVGSRRATPYGRRAAHRLARDLSDAGVVVVSGLARGIDAAAHRGALEGRSPTVAVMATGLDRIYPPEHAELAREIAASGAVITEAENGTLPLPGRFPVRNRIISGLSLGVVVVEAAQRSGALITARMAGEQGREVFCVPGSIENPLAIGGHQLIKDGAKLVQTVEDVLEEFADLARARARAQARVRAHTRARTRADSGPQEPELFAVWELLDWVEPRHHDDLATMMNLDVKEVSRRLTLLEMSGYIIGDCGAVTRASRV, from the coding sequence ATGAGCCCCCACCGGGGGACGGGCGTCGTCTGGCTCACGGATCCGGATTATCCAGCGCTGCTGAAGCAGATTCATGACCCGCCGCCGCGCCTTTATGTCAATGGGCAGCTGCCATCCGAGCCGATGATCGCCATCGTCGGCTCGCGGCGTGCGACACCATACGGCCGGCGCGCCGCCCACCGGCTGGCGCGCGACCTCTCGGACGCCGGAGTGGTGGTCGTCAGCGGGCTGGCCCGCGGCATTGATGCGGCGGCCCATCGCGGTGCGCTGGAGGGGAGGAGTCCAACCGTGGCCGTGATGGCGACCGGGCTCGACCGGATCTATCCTCCCGAGCACGCGGAGCTGGCGCGGGAGATCGCGGCGTCCGGTGCGGTTATTACCGAGGCCGAGAACGGCACCCTGCCTTTGCCCGGACGGTTCCCGGTTCGCAATCGGATCATCAGCGGCCTCAGCCTCGGCGTTGTGGTGGTCGAGGCGGCGCAGCGAAGTGGCGCACTGATCACGGCTCGCATGGCGGGGGAGCAAGGACGCGAGGTGTTTTGCGTCCCGGGCAGTATCGAGAATCCGCTCGCCATCGGTGGACACCAGCTCATCAAAGACGGAGCCAAGCTGGTGCAAACGGTTGAGGACGTGCTGGAGGAGTTCGCTGATCTCGCGCGCGCACGCGCGCGAGCGCAGGCGCGTGTACGCGCGCACACACGTGCGCGTACGCGCGCGGATTCAGGACCGCAAGAACCCGAGCTGTTTGCCGTTTGGGAGTTGCTTGATTGGGTAGAACCCCGCCATCATGATGACCTGGCGACCATGATGAACCTTGACGTCAAGGAAGTGAGTCGGCGCTTGACATTGTTGGAAATGAGCGGCTATATAATCGGCGACTGCGGAGCGGTCACCCGCGCATCACGAGTCTGA
- the topA gene encoding type I DNA topoisomerase, producing the protein MANPLIIVESPAKAKTLGRFLGAKYDIRASMGHVRDLPKSTLGIDIEHSFKPEYVTIPGKESTIKDLKAAAKGASEVLLASDPDREGEAIAWHLAHVLNLKDPQRIELHEITPGAVEKALKALRPMNQDLVDAQQARRVIDRLVGYKLSPLLWKKIRKGLSAGRVQSVAVRLVCEREEEIEKFVPVESWTLDALLSKIDLPQRIFGARLHSKLGSEEKLDLTEEGQVNEIVAQLEGASYKVLSIETKDSMRNSPPPYKTSTLQQDASNRLRMKPNRTMSLAQQLYEGVELGSQGPVGLITYMRTDSFRISDDASTATRRFITEQYGPTYARRDKVEFKAKGPVQDAHEAIRPTDVERTPDSLRAYLTPDLLRLYRLIWQRFTASQMSAARFAQTRVDIGAADYLFRANGSVLVFDGFYRVWERDSDNDEEKELPALAVDEALNLRELKPEQHFTQPPPRYTEASLIKALEELGVGRPSTFAPTVEVIQTRHYVKQEERRLSPTDLGTTVNAWLVEHFADIVDVTFTAGMEEELDDVEEGRRKWVPIVREFYAPFSKTLTKAEATARIKVPMRETGEDCPKCKQEGRNGRLVHRMSKLGEFVGCSLYPECDYIQGREGQEKAPPPEPTGEMCPKCGKPLVTRIGKRGPFVACSGYPKCRYVKREINPADVIEGRVCPNCGKPLLNRKGRFGSFVGCSGYPDCRFIEGGKRVITPPAPSELLMDDPCPRCGKPQVLRQGKYGEFKSCSDYPTCKPERAARTSARPRSPRAKKPTVPAA; encoded by the coding sequence ATGGCAAACCCACTGATCATCGTTGAATCCCCTGCGAAGGCCAAAACGCTTGGCCGGTTTCTTGGTGCCAAATACGACATACGCGCCTCGATGGGTCACGTGCGCGACTTGCCGAAGAGCACGCTTGGGATCGACATCGAGCATTCCTTCAAGCCGGAATACGTGACGATCCCCGGCAAGGAATCGACGATCAAGGATTTGAAGGCCGCCGCCAAGGGCGCGTCCGAAGTCCTTCTGGCCTCCGACCCAGACCGCGAGGGCGAGGCGATCGCCTGGCATCTTGCGCACGTTCTCAACCTGAAGGACCCACAGCGGATCGAGTTGCATGAGATTACGCCCGGTGCCGTGGAAAAGGCGCTCAAGGCGCTGCGTCCGATGAATCAGGATCTCGTCGACGCGCAGCAGGCTCGTCGGGTGATCGACCGGCTGGTCGGCTACAAGCTGAGCCCCTTGCTCTGGAAGAAGATTCGAAAGGGCCTGAGCGCGGGCCGCGTGCAATCGGTCGCGGTCCGGTTGGTCTGCGAGCGGGAAGAGGAGATCGAGAAGTTCGTTCCGGTCGAATCCTGGACGCTCGACGCGCTGCTCTCCAAGATCGACCTCCCGCAACGCATCTTCGGCGCGCGTCTGCATAGCAAGCTGGGCAGCGAGGAAAAGCTGGACCTCACCGAAGAAGGCCAGGTCAATGAGATCGTGGCGCAGCTCGAAGGCGCCAGCTACAAGGTGCTCTCGATTGAGACCAAAGACAGCATGCGGAATTCGCCGCCGCCATACAAAACGAGCACGCTGCAACAGGATGCATCGAACCGGCTGCGGATGAAGCCGAACCGGACGATGAGCCTGGCGCAACAGCTCTACGAAGGTGTCGAGCTCGGCAGCCAGGGGCCGGTGGGCCTGATCACGTACATGCGTACCGACTCCTTCCGCATCTCCGACGATGCGAGCACGGCGACTCGACGCTTCATCACCGAGCAGTACGGGCCGACCTATGCTCGCCGCGACAAGGTGGAGTTCAAGGCCAAGGGCCCGGTCCAGGATGCGCACGAGGCGATCCGGCCGACCGACGTCGAACGCACACCGGATTCGCTCCGCGCCTATCTCACGCCCGACTTGCTCAGGCTGTATCGGTTGATCTGGCAGCGCTTCACGGCCAGCCAGATGTCTGCGGCGCGCTTCGCCCAAACGCGCGTCGATATCGGCGCCGCTGACTACCTCTTCCGGGCGAACGGCTCGGTGCTGGTCTTCGATGGCTTCTATCGCGTCTGGGAGCGCGATAGCGATAACGACGAGGAGAAGGAGCTGCCGGCGCTGGCCGTCGACGAGGCTCTCAACCTGCGGGAGCTTAAGCCGGAGCAGCACTTCACGCAGCCGCCGCCGCGCTACACGGAAGCCTCCTTGATCAAGGCGCTCGAGGAGCTGGGCGTCGGCCGGCCGAGCACCTTTGCGCCGACCGTCGAGGTCATTCAGACGCGCCATTACGTCAAGCAAGAAGAGCGCCGGCTTTCCCCAACCGACCTGGGCACGACGGTCAACGCCTGGCTAGTGGAGCATTTTGCGGACATCGTCGACGTCACCTTCACCGCCGGGATGGAGGAGGAGCTCGATGACGTCGAGGAGGGGCGGCGCAAGTGGGTGCCCATCGTCCGCGAGTTTTACGCCCCGTTCTCCAAGACGCTGACCAAAGCCGAGGCCACGGCGCGCATCAAGGTCCCCATGCGGGAGACCGGCGAGGACTGCCCGAAGTGCAAGCAAGAAGGACGCAACGGCCGTCTCGTCCACCGCATGAGCAAACTCGGCGAATTCGTCGGCTGCTCCCTCTATCCCGAGTGCGATTACATCCAGGGTCGCGAGGGCCAGGAGAAGGCACCGCCCCCGGAACCGACCGGCGAGATGTGCCCGAAATGCGGCAAGCCGCTGGTCACGCGCATCGGAAAACGTGGCCCCTTCGTCGCCTGCTCCGGTTATCCGAAATGCCGCTACGTGAAGCGCGAGATCAACCCGGCTGACGTAATCGAGGGCCGCGTCTGCCCGAACTGTGGCAAGCCGCTGCTCAACCGCAAGGGGCGCTTTGGGAGCTTCGTCGGCTGCTCAGGCTATCCCGACTGTCGCTTCATCGAAGGCGGCAAGCGAGTGATCACGCCGCCCGCCCCCAGTGAGCTGCTGATGGACGATCCCTGCCCGCGTTGCGGGAAGCCGCAGGTACTGCGCCAGGGAAAGTACGGGGAGTTCAAGAGCTGCTCGGACTATCCCACCTGTAAACCGGAGCGGGCCGCCCGCACCAGCGCCCGTCCCCGCAGCCCGCGAGCGAAGAAGCCGACGGTTCCCGCCGCGTAG
- a CDS encoding YraN family protein, with product MPAKSLGTSGEALAEDHLRGLGYEIVGRDVRTPLGQLDLVAKDGTTLVFVEVKTRAGHGFGLPQESVDAKKIRKLRQLALYYLKVQPHRGPVRFDVVGLTVSDGRMVRVDHIKNAID from the coding sequence TTGCCAGCCAAATCGCTCGGGACTAGCGGCGAGGCCCTCGCCGAGGACCACCTCCGTGGCCTGGGCTACGAGATCGTTGGCCGCGACGTGCGGACGCCGCTCGGCCAGCTGGACCTGGTGGCGAAGGACGGAACGACGCTCGTCTTCGTCGAGGTCAAGACACGGGCCGGACATGGCTTTGGCCTCCCGCAAGAGTCGGTCGACGCCAAAAAGATCCGGAAGCTCCGGCAGCTGGCGCTGTACTACTTAAAGGTGCAGCCCCACCGGGGTCCAGTCCGCTTCGACGTGGTCGGCCTGACGGTCAGCGATGGGCGCATGGTCCGGGTGGACCACATCAAGAACGCCATCGACTAG
- a CDS encoding SIS domain-containing protein produces MLRSAGVEAWAIRAFEFANYPPAFKADDGLVLLSHRGTKRFSQAALEGFNNQEHWLAITGEGSPLRGPGVIETVPQERSPVHTASHTGAMIRLAQLAIGLGSPPWRAELASLPGTLRTALGLRPPVIQALDRLQLGHVVHFVGGGPAYATALEGALKLREAAYISAEGHELESIFHGPLISVQAEDSVVMMAQPGASLERTSDLAAALHEIGATIVAVGPSSTRISAAVQLETPALDELLAPIVNVVPLQWLALEVSRHLGVDADSFRKVGRYADAQSKFSL; encoded by the coding sequence TTGTTGCGGAGCGCCGGCGTCGAGGCGTGGGCGATCCGGGCGTTTGAGTTCGCCAACTATCCGCCGGCCTTCAAGGCCGACGATGGCCTTGTTCTGCTGAGCCATCGCGGCACGAAGCGCTTCAGTCAGGCCGCGCTCGAAGGCTTCAACAATCAGGAACACTGGCTGGCCATCACCGGCGAGGGCTCGCCGCTGCGCGGCCCAGGCGTGATCGAAACGGTTCCGCAGGAACGCTCGCCGGTGCACACGGCGAGCCACACAGGGGCGATGATCCGGCTGGCTCAGCTGGCGATCGGCCTCGGTTCGCCGCCTTGGAGGGCAGAGCTTGCGAGCCTACCTGGCACGCTGCGGACCGCGCTTGGGCTACGCCCTCCGGTCATCCAGGCTCTGGATCGGCTGCAGCTCGGCCACGTTGTCCACTTCGTTGGCGGCGGCCCGGCCTACGCCACCGCGCTCGAGGGGGCGCTGAAGCTCCGCGAGGCAGCCTACATCAGTGCGGAGGGACACGAGCTGGAGAGCATTTTCCACGGTCCGCTCATCAGCGTGCAGGCGGAGGACTCGGTCGTCATGATGGCTCAACCTGGCGCGAGCCTCGAGAGAACGTCAGACTTGGCCGCGGCACTTCATGAGATCGGCGCGACCATCGTCGCGGTTGGTCCCTCGTCCACCAGGATCAGCGCGGCGGTGCAGCTCGAAACGCCGGCGCTCGATGAACTCCTCGCGCCGATCGTCAATGTCGTGCCGTTGCAGTGGTTGGCGCTGGAAGTGTCAAGACACCTGGGAGTTGACGCGGACAGCTTCCGCAAAGTCGGCCGCTACGCCGACGCCCAATCCAAGTTCAGCCTCTAA
- a CDS encoding YifB family Mg chelatase-like AAA ATPase, whose product MLARALSGTVFGLDGVRVEVEANIADGLPGFHIVGLGDRSLQEARERVKIAINNSGFEFPGRKVTINLAPAQLPKEGSGFDLAMAAAIVNACEERGLPGDAAWLGELALDGSLRPIRGTLAIVAHLDRLGVRRFYVPVANVAEARIATAATVLGVNHLRQLKAHWEAGAPLEVSSAATPPSPTPPADVDLADIYGQPYAKRALEVAAAGAHHLLLVGPPGTGKTLLARALPGILPPLSRREAVEVTSIASCVGMLPAGAGLLEVPPFRAPHHSISPAALVGGGGAAPRPGEVTRAHRGVLFMDEITEFRRDALEALRQPLEEGRLAVARSRGHAVLPARFILVAASNPCPCGFAGDPRRLCECTPLERQRYRARLSGPIRDRIDLQVMVPRQPAGELLRTTVLAESSADVRDRVMAARGRQRERRPQGPWNGALTGLQLRRDAPLDAQGQALLEAAAERLQLSGRAVHRVQRVARTIADLDGRVATEEAQVAEALQYRESG is encoded by the coding sequence GTGCTGGCCAGGGCCCTTTCCGGGACGGTCTTCGGCCTCGACGGTGTCCGGGTTGAGGTGGAGGCGAACATTGCCGACGGCCTCCCCGGGTTTCACATCGTAGGACTCGGCGATCGTTCGCTCCAGGAAGCCCGTGAGCGCGTGAAGATCGCCATCAACAACAGCGGCTTTGAATTCCCCGGCCGGAAGGTGACCATCAATCTCGCACCGGCGCAGTTGCCCAAAGAGGGGAGTGGCTTCGACCTGGCGATGGCGGCGGCCATCGTCAACGCGTGCGAGGAGCGAGGCCTTCCGGGCGACGCCGCGTGGCTGGGTGAGCTCGCACTGGACGGGTCGCTACGACCCATCCGCGGCACGCTGGCGATCGTCGCCCACCTCGATCGCCTTGGCGTGCGGCGCTTCTACGTGCCCGTTGCCAACGTGGCCGAGGCGAGGATCGCTACCGCCGCGACGGTACTGGGTGTCAACCACCTCCGGCAGCTCAAAGCCCATTGGGAAGCGGGTGCGCCACTGGAGGTGTCTTCGGCTGCCACACCGCCCTCGCCCACTCCACCGGCTGACGTCGACCTGGCCGACATCTACGGTCAGCCGTACGCCAAGCGCGCTCTGGAGGTGGCCGCCGCGGGAGCGCATCATCTTTTATTGGTGGGTCCACCGGGGACTGGCAAGACGCTCCTCGCCCGGGCTCTTCCGGGTATTCTGCCTCCGCTGAGCCGGCGCGAAGCCGTTGAGGTCACGTCGATCGCGTCATGTGTGGGCATGCTGCCGGCCGGCGCCGGCCTGCTCGAGGTCCCGCCTTTTCGGGCTCCCCATCACAGCATCTCGCCGGCTGCTCTTGTGGGTGGTGGCGGTGCAGCCCCCCGGCCCGGCGAAGTCACGCGCGCCCATCGCGGCGTGTTGTTCATGGATGAGATCACGGAGTTTCGACGGGACGCGCTCGAGGCGCTGCGGCAGCCGCTCGAAGAGGGCCGGCTCGCGGTGGCGCGCTCGCGTGGGCACGCCGTCCTCCCGGCTCGCTTCATCCTGGTCGCCGCCTCGAATCCTTGTCCCTGTGGCTTCGCCGGCGACCCGCGCAGGCTGTGCGAGTGCACGCCGCTGGAACGTCAGCGATACCGCGCGCGGCTGTCGGGACCGATCCGAGACCGGATTGATCTGCAGGTGATGGTGCCGCGACAGCCGGCCGGCGAGCTGCTGCGGACCACCGTTCTCGCTGAATCGAGCGCTGACGTTCGGGACAGAGTGATGGCCGCGCGGGGACGCCAGCGGGAGCGCCGGCCGCAGGGCCCATGGAACGGCGCGCTCACGGGCCTGCAGCTCCGCCGCGACGCCCCGCTCGATGCCCAAGGTCAGGCGTTGCTGGAGGCCGCCGCCGAGAGGCTGCAGCTCAGCGGTCGCGCGGTCCATCGAGTCCAGCGCGTCGCCCGAACCATCGCCGACCTAGACGGACGCGTCGCGACCGAGGAGGCGCAGGTCGCCGAGGCGCTGCAGTACCGCGAGAGCGGATGA
- a CDS encoding CoA pyrophosphatase, whose product MDLTTAASTRLERLHQVLDRRVRRSIDTAPPLLRAGVLIPLMKRGDGIELVFTRRTDTVLTHKGQISFPGGQREDSDVETVETALRESYEEIGLEPSRVTVLGELDDVFTAVSSFVITPVVGLVAGGIDDLVLAPDEVKSLLVVPVTQLFDPQVHTTETRSVGEQQYRIHYYTIGDDVIWGATGRIVYQFLKAWEEAA is encoded by the coding sequence ATGGACCTGACGACCGCCGCCAGCACCCGCCTCGAGCGGCTGCACCAGGTGCTCGACCGTCGCGTGCGGCGGAGCATCGACACGGCACCTCCGTTGCTCCGGGCCGGTGTCCTGATTCCTCTCATGAAGCGCGGCGATGGGATCGAGCTGGTGTTCACGCGGCGCACCGACACGGTACTGACCCATAAGGGCCAGATCTCCTTTCCTGGCGGTCAGCGAGAGGACTCCGACGTGGAAACCGTCGAAACGGCGCTGCGCGAAAGCTACGAGGAGATCGGCCTCGAGCCATCGCGCGTGACGGTGCTCGGCGAGCTGGACGACGTCTTCACCGCCGTCAGCAGCTTTGTGATCACACCCGTGGTCGGCCTGGTCGCAGGCGGCATCGACGATCTGGTGCTTGCCCCCGATGAGGTCAAGAGTTTGCTGGTGGTGCCGGTCACCCAGTTATTCGATCCCCAGGTGCATACGACCGAGACCCGCAGCGTCGGCGAGCAACAGTACCGAATCCATTACTACACGATCGGCGACGACGTCATCTGGGGCGCTACCGGCCGAATCGTCTACCAGTTCCTCAAGGCCTGGGAAGAAGCCGCCTGA
- a CDS encoding ribonuclease HII — MPQLPSPPTTKPQQKRPKRPKADRDLWVFERQAFGLGYATVAGVDEAGRGPWAGPVVAGAAIMRPYFHCEGINDSKLLTAEERDHYYDCIVDGAEAWGVGIVEVDEIDRVGVSRANRWAMGIALQQLGRPIDYLLVDGFLLPEALTPQLPIVKGDRRSISIMCGGILAKVTRDRLMKRMAEKFPGYGFDMHKGYPTPDHLAAMDRHGLSPLHRRSFISIRTRAELEAAALASQIARD, encoded by the coding sequence TTGCCACAACTGCCGTCCCCGCCGACAACCAAGCCGCAGCAGAAACGCCCGAAACGGCCGAAAGCTGACCGGGACCTCTGGGTCTTCGAGCGCCAGGCCTTTGGCCTGGGTTACGCGACGGTTGCCGGCGTCGATGAGGCGGGTCGCGGGCCGTGGGCCGGCCCGGTAGTGGCCGGTGCCGCGATCATGCGACCTTATTTCCACTGCGAGGGGATCAACGACTCAAAGCTGCTGACGGCCGAGGAGCGCGACCACTACTACGACTGCATTGTCGACGGCGCGGAAGCCTGGGGCGTTGGTATCGTCGAGGTCGACGAGATCGACCGCGTCGGCGTTTCGCGGGCGAACCGCTGGGCGATGGGCATTGCGCTCCAACAACTGGGCCGACCGATCGACTACCTGCTGGTGGATGGATTCTTGCTGCCGGAGGCACTGACTCCACAACTGCCGATCGTGAAGGGGGACCGCCGTTCCATCTCGATCATGTGTGGCGGCATTCTCGCGAAGGTGACCCGCGACCGGCTGATGAAGCGGATGGCCGAAAAGTTCCCGGGGTACGGCTTCGACATGCACAAGGGCTACCCGACACCCGATCATCTGGCGGCGATGGACCGGCACGGGCTGAGCCCGTTGCACCGCAGGTCGTTCATCTCGATCCGCACGCGCGCCGAGCTGGAAGCCGCCGCACTTGCCAGCCAAATCGCTCGGGACTAG
- the rpsB gene encoding 30S ribosomal protein S2, whose amino-acid sequence MPLVTLKQLLEAGVHFGHQTSRWNPKMKRYIFTARNGIHIIDLQQTVKLLDDASNWVKEVVGGGRLVLFIGTKKQAQESIELEARRSGMPFVNHRWMGGMLTNFTVMRRQIDRLNSLRAIRNNGGFTGSKKAITQLEEEYQRLERFFGGMAEMKRLPGAVYVVDPRKEHIAITEARKLGIPIVAITDSNCDPDEIDHVIPGNDDAIRAVKLITSKIADAALEARQLISPEELAAAPEVPVTGIEFGVEEEDEEEKSFAGMPTVNEAEFYEDEALDDEK is encoded by the coding sequence ATGCCACTCGTGACGCTCAAGCAACTCCTCGAAGCTGGTGTCCACTTCGGCCATCAGACCAGCCGCTGGAATCCGAAGATGAAGCGGTACATCTTCACCGCTCGTAACGGGATCCACATCATCGACCTTCAGCAGACCGTCAAGCTGCTCGACGACGCCTCCAACTGGGTCAAGGAGGTCGTCGGCGGTGGCCGCCTGGTGCTCTTCATCGGCACGAAGAAACAGGCCCAGGAATCGATCGAGCTGGAGGCCCGCCGCTCGGGCATGCCCTTCGTCAACCACCGCTGGATGGGCGGCATGCTGACCAACTTCACCGTCATGCGGCGCCAGATCGACCGCCTCAACAGCCTCCGGGCCATCCGCAATAACGGCGGATTCACCGGCAGCAAGAAGGCGATCACCCAGCTGGAAGAGGAATACCAGCGGCTCGAGCGCTTCTTCGGTGGGATGGCGGAGATGAAGCGCCTCCCGGGGGCCGTCTACGTCGTCGACCCGCGCAAGGAGCACATCGCCATCACCGAAGCACGCAAGCTCGGCATCCCCATCGTCGCGATCACGGACTCCAACTGTGACCCGGACGAGATCGACCACGTGATCCCCGGGAACGACGACGCCATCCGCGCCGTCAAGCTGATCACCTCGAAGATTGCCGACGCGGCCCTCGAGGCGCGCCAGCTGATCAGTCCCGAGGAGCTCGCCGCCGCGCCGGAGGTGCCGGTCACCGGGATCGAATTTGGAGTGGAAGAAGAGGACGAAGAGGAGAAGAGCTTCGCTGGCATGCCAACCGTAAACGAGGCCGAGTTCTACGAGGACGAAGCCCTGGACGACGAGAAATAG
- the rplS gene encoding 50S ribosomal protein L19 produces the protein MSNVINLLEAESQRKNVPTLIPGDTVKVHAKVVEGTRERIQIFEGIVIGCRGSGAKEAFIVRRIAHGVGVERSFLLHSPRIDKIDVVRHGEVRRAKLYYLRGKVGKNARIREKRQAVATTAVPADNQAAAETPETAES, from the coding sequence GTGTCCAACGTCATCAACCTGCTGGAAGCGGAGTCCCAGCGCAAGAACGTTCCCACCTTGATCCCCGGCGACACCGTGAAGGTGCATGCCAAGGTCGTCGAGGGCACCCGCGAGCGCATCCAGATCTTCGAGGGCATCGTCATCGGCTGCCGAGGCAGCGGTGCCAAGGAGGCCTTTATCGTTCGCCGCATCGCGCACGGCGTCGGGGTGGAACGCAGCTTCCTTTTGCACTCGCCGCGCATCGACAAGATCGACGTCGTGCGGCACGGCGAGGTGCGCCGGGCAAAGCTGTACTACCTTCGAGGAAAAGTCGGAAAGAACGCCCGCATTCGGGAGAAGCGTCAAGCCGTTGCCACAACTGCCGTCCCCGCCGACAACCAAGCCGCAGCAGAAACGCCCGAAACGGCCGAAAGCTGA
- the tsf gene encoding translation elongation factor Ts gives MATIPAEQVKALREATGAGMMDSKRALEATNGDLEKAKDWLRQKGIAKAGAKATRAAREGIIATYVHHNHQLGVLLELNSESDFVARNDEFRHLAHEVAVHIAAAEPHYLRREDVPKDVLDRERAIFEGQAREQKKPEAVIEKIIQGKINDFYKREVLLDQAWAKDDKRTVDQMLKEAIAKLGENITISRFARFKVGEAS, from the coding sequence ATGGCCACCATTCCGGCAGAGCAGGTCAAGGCGCTGCGCGAAGCGACGGGCGCGGGGATGATGGACTCGAAGCGCGCGCTCGAAGCGACCAACGGCGACCTCGAGAAAGCCAAGGACTGGCTGCGCCAGAAGGGCATCGCCAAGGCCGGTGCCAAGGCGACCCGCGCCGCGCGTGAGGGCATCATCGCCACCTACGTCCATCACAACCACCAGCTGGGCGTCCTGCTGGAGCTGAATAGCGAGAGCGACTTCGTGGCGCGCAACGATGAGTTCCGCCACCTGGCGCACGAGGTCGCCGTCCACATCGCGGCGGCGGAGCCGCACTACCTTCGCCGCGAGGACGTGCCGAAGGACGTGCTCGACCGAGAGCGCGCCATCTTCGAGGGGCAGGCCCGGGAACAGAAGAAGCCGGAGGCCGTCATCGAGAAGATCATCCAGGGCAAGATCAACGATTTCTACAAGCGGGAGGTCCTGCTCGACCAGGCATGGGCGAAGGATGATAAGCGGACGGTGGACCAGATGCTCAAGGAAGCGATCGCGAAGCTCGGCGAAAACATAACGATTTCCCGTTTCGCCCGTTTCAAGGTCGGAGAAGCCAGCTAG
- the pyrH gene encoding UMP kinase, whose translation MIKPSALPRYKRVLLKLGGEGLAGKAAFGIDPDVVNEIAEDIIAVKNLYNTQFAIVVGGGNIIRGDAASKRGMDRVTADYMGMLGTVINALALQDALENRGQPTRVQTAISMHQIAEPYIRRRAVRHLEKGRVVILAAGSGNPYFSTDTTAALRAVEIEAEVVLKATKVDGIYDADPVTNPKAKRFARLDYLDLINKDLRVMDHTAVTLCRENNIPIIVFDLSHAGNLEGVVGGKPIGTIVGAPE comes from the coding sequence GTGATCAAACCGTCGGCTCTGCCGCGCTACAAACGGGTGCTCCTCAAGCTAGGAGGCGAGGGTCTCGCCGGAAAAGCCGCCTTCGGCATCGATCCGGATGTGGTCAACGAGATCGCTGAGGACATCATCGCCGTCAAGAACCTGTACAACACCCAGTTCGCGATCGTGGTGGGTGGCGGCAATATCATTCGCGGCGATGCGGCGAGCAAGCGCGGGATGGACCGGGTCACAGCCGATTACATGGGTATGCTCGGCACGGTGATCAACGCGCTGGCGCTGCAGGACGCCCTGGAGAACAGGGGCCAGCCGACTCGGGTGCAGACCGCGATCAGCATGCACCAGATCGCGGAGCCCTACATCCGGCGGCGCGCGGTCCGCCACCTGGAGAAGGGCCGCGTCGTCATCCTCGCCGCCGGCAGCGGCAATCCCTACTTCAGTACCGATACGACCGCCGCCCTGCGCGCCGTCGAGATCGAGGCCGAGGTCGTCCTCAAGGCGACCAAGGTCGACGGCATCTACGATGCCGACCCTGTCACCAATCCCAAGGCGAAGCGCTTCGCCCGGCTCGACTACCTCGATCTGATCAACAAAGACCTGCGCGTGATGGACCACACTGCCGTTACCCTTTGTCGGGAGAACAACATCCCGATCATCGTTTTCGACCTGTCGCATGCCGGCAACCTGGAAGGCGTGGTCGGTGGCAAGCCGATCGGCACGATCGTGGGGGCACCCGAATGA